One Misgurnus anguillicaudatus chromosome 19, ASM2758022v2, whole genome shotgun sequence genomic region harbors:
- the ppp1caa gene encoding protein phosphatase 1, catalytic subunit, alpha isozyme a — protein MAEPDKLNIDSIIQRLLEVKGSRPGKNVQLTENEIRGLCLKSREIFLSQPILLELEAPLKICGDVHGQYYDLLRLFEYGGFPPESNYLFLGDYVDRGKQSLETICLLLAYKVKYPENFFLLRGNHECASINRIYGFYDECKRRYNIKLWKTFTDCFNCLPVAAIVDEKIFCCHGGLSPDLQSMEQVRRVMRPTDVPDQGLLCDLLWADPDKDVLGWGENDRGVSFTFGADVVAKFLHKHDMDLICRAHQVVEDGYEFFAKRQLVTLFSAPNYCGEFDNAGAMMSVDETLMCSFQILKPADKKLYYGGGGGMGSGRPVTPPRNSAKGGKAKK, from the exons ATGGCGGAGCCggacaaattaaacattgactCCATAATACAGCGTCTTCTGGAAG TTAAAGGCTCCAGACCAGGCAAGAACGTACAGCTGACAGAGAATGAAATCCGAGGCCTATGTCTGAAATCTCGAGAAATTTTCCTCAGCCAGCCGATTCTGCTTGAGCTTGAAGCACCACTCAAGATCTGTG GTGATGTTCATGGCCAGTACTATGACCTTCTTCGTCTCTTCGAGTATGGGGGTTTTCCACCTGAGAGCAACTACTTGTTCCTTGGGGATTACGTGGATCGAGGGAAGCAGTCTCTAGAAACCATCTGCCTCTTGTTGGCTTATAAAGTGAAATATCCCGAAAACTTCTTCCTGCTGCGTGGCAACCACGAGTGCGCGTCTATCAACCGTATATATGGCTTCTATGATGAGT GTAAGCGACGGTATAACATTAAGCTGTGGAAGACCTTCACAGACTGCTTCAACTGTTTACCTGTGGCTGCCATTGTAGATGAGAAGATCTTCTGTTGCCATGGAG GTCTCTCGCCAGACCTGCAGTCAATGGAGCAGGTGCGACGCGTCATGCGGCCCACAGATGTACCTGACCAGGGGCTGCTCTGTGACCTGCTTTGGGCTGACCCAGACAAAGACGTGTTGGGCTGGGGAGAGAATGACCGTGGTGTGTCTTTCACCTTTGGTGCAGACGTGGTGGCCAAATTCCTTCACAAACATGACATGGACCTAATATGCAGAGCACATCAG GTGGTGGAGGACGGTTATGAGTTTTTTGCTAAGAGACAGTTAGTTACTCTGTTCTCCGCTCCTAACTACTGTGGCGAGTTTGATAACGCTGGGGCCATGATGAGTGTGGATGAGACCCTCATGTGTTCCTTCCAG ATCCTCAAGCCAGCCGATAAGAAGCTGTACTATGGAGGAGGAGGTGGAATGGGCTCAGGTCGTCCGGTCACCCCGCCGAGAAATTCAGCAAAGGGTGGAAAAGCCAAGAAATAG
- the coro1a gene encoding coronin-1A isoform X2, with the protein MSRKVVRSSKFRHVFGQAVKADQCYDDIRISQMTWDSNFCSVNPKFVAMIVDASGGGAFIVLPLNKTGRIDMSLPTVCGHTGPVLDIEFCPHNDNIIASGSEDCSVMIWEIPEGGLVTPLKDPVVKLEGHSKRVGILSWHPTAHNVLMSAGCDNVIILWNVARGEEVVRIDSHSDLIYSACWNRNGSQILTSCKDKKLRVFDARKGTIIHEKDKPHEGSRPVRAVFVSDGKILTTGFSRMSERQVALWDPKNFQEAMTLQELDTSSGVLLPFFDPDTGIVYLCGKGDSSIRYFEVTDEAPYVHYLSMYSSKESQKGMGYMPKRGLEVNKCEIARFYKLHERKCEPIVMTVPRKSDLFQEDLYPDTIGPEPSVEADEWFAGKDGEPILISLKEGFVATTKNKEFKVIKSLMSTTSSSSSNQHSDIAALQALQNEVKMLKEMVEDLTKRVSRLENK; encoded by the exons ATGTCTAGGAAGGTGGTCAGGTCCAGCAAGTTTCGCCACGTCTTTGGTCAGGCGGTAAAGGCGGATCAGTGCTATGATGACATCAGGATCTCCCAGATGACTTGGGACAGCAACTTCTGTTCTGTCAACCCTAAGTTTGTGGCCATGATTGTGGATGCCAGTGGTGGAGGAGCTTTCATTGTTCTGCCTCTGAACAAG ACGGGTCGCATTGACATGTCCCTGCCCACCGTCTGTGGTCACACTGGACCTGTGTTGGACATTGAATTTTGCCCACATAATGACAACATCATTGCCAGTGGCTCTGAAGACTGCAGTGTCATG ATCTGGGAGATTCCAGAAGGGGGTCTGGTGACACCTCTGAAAGATCCAGTTGTAAAGTTGGAGGGTCACTCTAAACGTGTGGGCATCCTCAGCTGGCATCCCACTGCTCATAATGTGCTGATGAGTGCAG GCTGTGATAATGTGATCATTCTGTGGAACGTGGCTCGCGGAGAAGAAGTGGTGCGCATTGACTCGCACAGCGATCTGATCTACAGCGCCTGCTGGAACAGAAACGGCTCTCAGATCCTCACATCCTGCAAGGACAAGAAACTGCGAGTGTTCGACGCCCGCAAGGGCACCATCATACAT GAGAAGGATAAACCTCATGAAGGCTCCAGGCCAGTAAGAGCTGTGTTTGTATCTGATGGAAAGATCCTGACTACAGGCTTCAGCCGCATGAGCGAGCGACAAGTGGCGCTGTGGGACCCT AAAAACTTTCAGGAGGCAATGACTCTGCAGGAACTGGACACCAGCAGTGGAGTGCTGCTACCATTTTTTGATCCCGACACTGGCATCGTCTACCTTTGTGGCAAG GGTGACAGCAGCATCAGATACTTTGAGGTGACAGATGAGGCCCCATACGTTCACTATCTCTCCATGTACAGCAGTAAAGAGAGTCAGAAGGGCATGGGCTACATGCCTAAGAGAGGCCTGGAAGTCAACAAGTGTGAGATTGCAAG GTTCTATAAACTCCATGAGAGAAAGTGTGAACCTATTGTAATGACTGTGCCTCGTAAG AGTGACTTGTTTCAAGAGGACCTTTACCCTGACACGATTGGTCCAGAGCCATCAGTGGAGGCAGATGAGTGGTTCGCCGGTAAAGACGGAGAACCAATCCTCATCTCCTTAAAAGAAGGTTTTGTGGCCACAACCAAAAACAAAGAGTTCAAAGTGATCAAGAGCTTGATGTCCACCACATCATCTTCCTCAAGCAACCAACATTCTGACATTGCG GCATTGCAGGCCTTGCAGAATGAGGTGAAGATGCTGAAAGAGATGGTTGAGGACTTGACCAAGCGAGTGAGCAGACTGGAGAACAAATAG
- the coro1a gene encoding coronin-1A isoform X1 → MSRKVVRSSKFRHVFGQAVKADQCYDDIRISQMTWDSNFCSVNPKFVAMIVDASGGGAFIVLPLNKTGRIDMSLPTVCGHTGPVLDIEFCPHNDNIIASGSEDCSVMIWEIPEGGLVTPLKDPVVKLEGHSKRVGILSWHPTAHNVLMSAGCDNVIILWNVARGEEVVRIDSHSDLIYSACWNRNGSQILTSCKDKKLRVFDARKGTIIHEKDKPHEGSRPVRAVFVSDGKILTTGFSRMSERQVALWDPKNFQEAMTLQELDTSSGVLLPFFDPDTGIVYLCGKGDSSIRYFEVTDEAPYVHYLSMYSSKESQKGMGYMPKRGLEVNKCEIARFYKLHERKCEPIVMTVPRKSDLFQEDLYPDTIGPEPSVEADEWFAGKDGEPILISLKEGFVATTKNKEFKVIKSLMSTTSSSSSNQHSDIADLQALQALQNEVKMLKEMVEDLTKRVSRLENK, encoded by the exons ATGTCTAGGAAGGTGGTCAGGTCCAGCAAGTTTCGCCACGTCTTTGGTCAGGCGGTAAAGGCGGATCAGTGCTATGATGACATCAGGATCTCCCAGATGACTTGGGACAGCAACTTCTGTTCTGTCAACCCTAAGTTTGTGGCCATGATTGTGGATGCCAGTGGTGGAGGAGCTTTCATTGTTCTGCCTCTGAACAAG ACGGGTCGCATTGACATGTCCCTGCCCACCGTCTGTGGTCACACTGGACCTGTGTTGGACATTGAATTTTGCCCACATAATGACAACATCATTGCCAGTGGCTCTGAAGACTGCAGTGTCATG ATCTGGGAGATTCCAGAAGGGGGTCTGGTGACACCTCTGAAAGATCCAGTTGTAAAGTTGGAGGGTCACTCTAAACGTGTGGGCATCCTCAGCTGGCATCCCACTGCTCATAATGTGCTGATGAGTGCAG GCTGTGATAATGTGATCATTCTGTGGAACGTGGCTCGCGGAGAAGAAGTGGTGCGCATTGACTCGCACAGCGATCTGATCTACAGCGCCTGCTGGAACAGAAACGGCTCTCAGATCCTCACATCCTGCAAGGACAAGAAACTGCGAGTGTTCGACGCCCGCAAGGGCACCATCATACAT GAGAAGGATAAACCTCATGAAGGCTCCAGGCCAGTAAGAGCTGTGTTTGTATCTGATGGAAAGATCCTGACTACAGGCTTCAGCCGCATGAGCGAGCGACAAGTGGCGCTGTGGGACCCT AAAAACTTTCAGGAGGCAATGACTCTGCAGGAACTGGACACCAGCAGTGGAGTGCTGCTACCATTTTTTGATCCCGACACTGGCATCGTCTACCTTTGTGGCAAG GGTGACAGCAGCATCAGATACTTTGAGGTGACAGATGAGGCCCCATACGTTCACTATCTCTCCATGTACAGCAGTAAAGAGAGTCAGAAGGGCATGGGCTACATGCCTAAGAGAGGCCTGGAAGTCAACAAGTGTGAGATTGCAAG GTTCTATAAACTCCATGAGAGAAAGTGTGAACCTATTGTAATGACTGTGCCTCGTAAG AGTGACTTGTTTCAAGAGGACCTTTACCCTGACACGATTGGTCCAGAGCCATCAGTGGAGGCAGATGAGTGGTTCGCCGGTAAAGACGGAGAACCAATCCTCATCTCCTTAAAAGAAGGTTTTGTGGCCACAACCAAAAACAAAGAGTTCAAAGTGATCAAGAGCTTGATGTCCACCACATCATCTTCCTCAAGCAACCAACATTCTGACATTGCG GACTTGCAGGCATTGCAGGCCTTGCAGAATGAGGTGAAGATGCTGAAAGAGATGGTTGAGGACTTGACCAAGCGAGTGAGCAGACTGGAGAACAAATAG
- the paqr4a gene encoding progestin and adipoQ receptor family member 4a, giving the protein MAFLNGPRLLDWANSPPHLQFNKYVLTGYRPISSVQECVRSLFYLHNELGNIYTHGIPLLCFLVLLPLNIPWSQISVTWLGVVHFLACLSPQLGSVVYHLFMNHEGGEPVYKTLLTLDMCGICMINTLGALPIVYITLLCYPFTRTAALLVYILLSSYAIYCAITARSRVRRLRSFAWQALFRFSFFLLRWAGVGGGSPTSLRHFVTMDALAVLGGVINITRIPERFRPGLFDYWCNSHQIMHVLVVVSIMYLHFGVLDDLLWINSHDCPSY; this is encoded by the exons ATGGCATTTTTAAACGGACCCCGACTGCTGGACTGGGCGAACTCTCCTCCACATTTACAATTCAACAAATACGTCCTGACTGGCTATAGACCCATCTCCTCTGTCCAGGAGTGTGTTAGAAGTCTCTTCTATCTTCACAATGAGCTGGGCAACATCTACACACATG GAATCCCACTGCTCTGCTTCCTGGTGCTGCTCCCACTCAACATCCCCTGGTCTCAGATCAGTGTGACGTGGCTCGGCGTGGTGCACTTCCTGGCCTGTTTGTCCCCACAGCTGGGATCAGTGGTCTACCATCTCTTCATGAACCATGAGGGCGGCGAGCCCGTCTACAAAACTCTGCTCACGCTCGATATGTGTGGAATCTGCATGATCAACACACTAG GAGCTCTGCCTATCGTGTACATCACTCTCCTTTGCTATCCCTTCACCCGCACAGCTGCTCTGCTGGTCTACATCCTGCTATCCAGTTACGCCATCTACTGTGCCATCACAGCACGCAGCAGAGTGCGACGGCTGCGTTCCTTCGCCTGGCAAGCACTTTTCCGCTTCTCGTTTTTCCTACTGCGATGGGCGGGTGTCGGCGGAGGGAGTCCCACCTCGTTGCGTCACTTTGTAACCATGGATGCACTGGCGGTGTTGGGCGGGGTCATCAATATCACTCGAATTCCCGAGCGTTTCCGCCCGGGCCTCTTTGACTACTGGTGCAACAGCCATCAGATCATGCATGTGCTGGTGGTGGTCTCCATAATGTACCTACACTTTGGGGTGCTGGACGATCTACTGTGGATCAACAGCCATGACTGTCCCTCATACTGA
- the cldni gene encoding claudin i: MGAAGVHIVCMALGILGFIATIVTIAVPKWRVSAFIGQNIITAQSQEEGLWMECVVQSTGQQQCKAYESLLILGSDLQAARAMTIISGLLTCLSVLILCAGADFTTCIENEDVKPKVSLVSAVGMLLAGLLLIIPVSWAANNVVRDFNNPLIPQSNKRELGACIFVGWAGGVLLLLAGGLLCCFSRPRSGGSSGTAKYYSNSASAPNKNYV; the protein is encoded by the exons ATGGGCGCTGCTGGTGTACATATTGTTTGTATGGCATTGGGAATCTTAGGTTTCATTGCTACCATTGTGACCATTGCTGTTCCAAAATGGAGGGTTTCTGCCTTCATCGGCCAGAATATTATTACTGCCCAG TCTCAAGAAGAGGGCTTGTGGATGGAGTGTGTGGTCCAAAGTACCGGACAGCAGCAGTGTAAGGCTTACGAATCGCTGCTCATCCTGGGCTCTGACCTTCAGGCAGCCCGTGCCATGACCATTATCAGTGGCCTCCTCACTTGCCTGTCAGTGCTCATTCTGTGCGCCGGCGCCGACTTCACCACTTGCATCGAAAACGAGGATGTGAAACCCAAAGTGAGCCTGGTGTCCGCTGTCGGGATGCTGCTCGCAGGTTTGCTTCTGATAATCCCCGTCAGCTGGGCTGCTAACAATGTGGTGCGTGATTTCAACAATCCGTTGATCCCTCAATCTAATAAGAGAGAGCTGGGTGCCTGCATCTTTGTGGGCTGGGCGGGAGGAGTCCTGCTGCTGTTGGCTGGAGGTCTGCTGTGCTGCTTCAGCCGACCTCGCTCTGGAGGATCTAGCGGGACCGCAAAATACTACAGCAACAGCGCCTCTGCTCCAAACAAGAACTATGTGTAG